The following are encoded together in the Arvicanthis niloticus isolate mArvNil1 chromosome 9, mArvNil1.pat.X, whole genome shotgun sequence genome:
- the LOC117715404 gene encoding vomeronasal type-1 receptor 44-like, with product MNKANILQIDRNIKITLLVELSIGISANSILIFAHLCMFLRDNRPKLIDVYIAFLSLTQLLLLITMGFIAMDIFMSQGRWDSTICHSLIYLHRLLRGLTLCATCLLNVLWTITLSPRSSYLMKFKHKSPHHISGAFLFLCVLYMSFSGYFLISFTATPNLSSDNFMYVTQSCSLLPMTYSRKSMFSTPIAIREAFLICLMALSSGYMVSLLWRHKNQAQRLHSTRLSPKASPEQRATRTILLLMSLFVVLYILDTVIFHSRMKFKNSSVLYCVQIIVSHSYATASPFVFICTEKQIINFLRSMCGRIVNT from the coding sequence ATGAATAAAGCCAATATACTCCAAATTgacagaaacataaaaatcacCTTGCTCGTTGAATTAAGCATCGGGATCTCAGCTAACAGTATCCTTATCTTTGCCCACCTCTGCATGTTCCTTAGAGACAACAGGCCTAAGCTCATTGACGTCTACATTGCTTTCTTGTCCCTAACCCAATTATTGCTGCTTATAACTATGGGATTCATAGCTATGGACATTTTTATGTCTCAGGGGAGATGGGATTCTACCATATGCCATTCCCTTATCTATTTGCACAGGCTTCTGAGGGGCCTCACCCTTTGTGCTACCTGTCTGCTGAATGTCCTTTGGACCATCACTCTTAGTCCTAGAAGCTCCTATTTAATGAAGTTTAAACATAAATCTCCCCATCACATCTCAGgtgcctttcttttcctctgtgtcctCTATATGTCTTTTAGTGGTTACTTCTTAATATCATTTACTGCTACACCCAATTTGTCCTCagataattttatgtatgttactCAGTCATGTTCACTTTTACCAATGACTTATTCCAGAAAAAGCATGTTTTCCACACCGATAGCCATCAGGGAAGCCTTTCTCATCTGTCTCATGGCCCTGTCCAGTGGGTACATGGTATCTCTCTTATGGAGGCACAAGAATCAGGCCCAACGTCTTCACAGCACCAGACTTTCCCCCAAAGCATCCCCAGAGCAAAGGGCCACCAGGACCATCCTGCTGCTCATGAGCCTCTTTGTGGTTCTCTACATTTTGGACACTGTTATCTTCCACTCAAGGATGAAATTCAAAAATTCCTCAGTATTGTACTGTGTTCAAATTATTGTGTCTCATAGCTATGCCACAGCCAGCCCTTTTGTGTTTATCTGTACTGAAAAACAGATAATTAACTTTTTGAGGTCAATGTGTGGCAGAATAGTAAATACTTGA